A DNA window from Abditibacteriota bacterium contains the following coding sequences:
- a CDS encoding family 14 glycosylhydrolase, whose protein sequence is MKYLLPLLLILLSAAAMGAEPAAVWSAAEPGNIRLMEGGECKVAHTSVEGRDCVLVEPWGGPMNYMYFALDPETRGRIEPAGSLVIEYCLTDGVFLQLNWEIDSSRGPYDGQGSIRYMGGGWNRAVARYDDFVPVGKMNFGADFRLTTRPGLAVSRVEIYNERIEEESQEDLLDAFFETMDFNNKRSEDAFYVFGVGVYDTIDVNTGKLLKKLGVTSVENYVTWRSVENEGKDRWDWSLWDRNLEIVRESGLKWSPAIMHSPAYTIPDWYAESDEFVPNACLEHGTAGKTISLWSPGFDRWTERFVKAFAERYAGSGMIESLIPGIQGDFGEAIYTVQGNSVIYDLIGGPYHNHIGYWCNDPYALKSFQAFAADKYGDMDKLNKAWHTSFGSREDIRFPFYGEEEIRALMARMPGDPTCRRYYLDFVCWYRGCMTDHADRWLAMLRKYFPDTPIYLCTGGHTDPRLGASFAEECRVAAKNKCGVRITNEDSDYANNFVHTRQVSSAGKYYGAYYGYEPAGAEDEVGIVARIYNSTASGCDHLHDYMGNVTSSDSRMTQQQKHIGYLFRGKAVVPVALWYPNTDSDIRENGAGLFMREAMKIRAFFDYDYLDDSMPQALDCYKVLIITGCSVMETEHAEKIADFARRGGKVLVVNVPGLTSVEGGDELERLLFPESPKGGAFGKGYIYRTDDYASMAGRVHTALVNMGCPAYDMTDDQVYVTMLEGNRFFIYNKEKEQKTVKVEYKGRIHRIDCAPETITDHTLGE, encoded by the coding sequence TTGAAATATCTGTTGCCGCTGCTATTGATATTGCTGTCCGCCGCTGCCATGGGCGCGGAGCCGGCGGCCGTCTGGTCGGCTGCGGAGCCCGGGAACATCCGTCTGATGGAGGGCGGCGAATGCAAGGTGGCCCATACCTCTGTGGAGGGCAGGGACTGCGTGCTGGTGGAGCCCTGGGGCGGGCCCATGAACTACATGTATTTTGCCCTTGACCCGGAGACCCGGGGCAGGATAGAGCCCGCAGGCTCCCTGGTCATAGAATACTGTCTCACAGACGGCGTGTTTCTGCAGCTGAACTGGGAGATCGATTCGTCCCGGGGTCCCTACGACGGCCAGGGGTCCATCCGTTACATGGGGGGCGGCTGGAACAGGGCCGTGGCCCGATACGACGATTTTGTCCCCGTGGGCAAGATGAACTTTGGAGCCGATTTTCGGCTGACCACCAGACCCGGTCTGGCAGTGAGCCGTGTGGAAATATACAATGAACGAATAGAAGAGGAGAGTCAGGAAGACCTGCTTGACGCATTTTTTGAGACCATGGATTTCAACAACAAAAGATCTGAAGACGCCTTTTACGTATTTGGCGTCGGAGTCTATGACACCATCGACGTGAATACGGGCAAGCTGCTGAAGAAGCTGGGAGTCACCAGTGTGGAGAACTACGTCACCTGGCGCTCCGTGGAAAACGAAGGCAAGGACCGGTGGGACTGGAGCCTGTGGGACAGGAATCTGGAGATAGTCAGAGAAAGCGGTCTCAAATGGTCGCCGGCCATCATGCACTCCCCGGCCTACACCATCCCCGACTGGTATGCCGAGAGCGACGAATTCGTGCCCAACGCCTGTCTGGAGCACGGCACGGCCGGCAAGACCATCAGCCTGTGGTCCCCGGGCTTTGACCGGTGGACCGAAAGGTTCGTCAAGGCCTTTGCGGAGCGCTACGCCGGCTCGGGCATGATCGAATCCCTGATACCCGGCATACAGGGGGATTTTGGCGAAGCCATATACACCGTGCAGGGCAACAGCGTGATCTACGACCTGATAGGCGGCCCCTACCACAACCATATAGGCTACTGGTGCAACGACCCATACGCCCTCAAGAGCTTTCAGGCCTTCGCCGCAGACAAATACGGAGATATGGACAAGCTCAACAAGGCGTGGCACACCTCCTTCGGGAGCCGGGAAGACATCAGATTTCCCTTCTACGGCGAAGAGGAGATCAGGGCGCTGATGGCCCGTATGCCCGGGGACCCCACCTGCCGCAGATACTATCTGGATTTCGTATGCTGGTACCGGGGCTGCATGACGGACCACGCCGACCGGTGGCTGGCCATGCTCCGCAAGTATTTCCCCGATACTCCCATATATCTGTGCACCGGCGGACACACGGATCCCAGACTGGGGGCCAGCTTTGCCGAGGAGTGCCGGGTGGCTGCCAAGAACAAGTGCGGCGTGCGCATCACCAATGAGGACTCCGACTACGCGAACAACTTCGTCCACACCCGTCAGGTGTCCTCCGCCGGCAAATACTACGGAGCCTATTACGGCTACGAGCCCGCCGGCGCCGAAGACGAGGTGGGCATAGTGGCCCGCATCTACAACTCCACTGCCTCCGGCTGCGACCACCTGCACGACTATATGGGCAACGTCACCTCGTCTGACAGCCGCATGACCCAGCAGCAAAAGCACATCGGCTATCTGTTCAGGGGCAAGGCGGTGGTGCCTGTGGCTCTCTGGTATCCCAACACGGACAGCGACATCCGGGAAAACGGAGCCGGCCTGTTCATGAGAGAGGCCATGAAGATCAGGGCCTTCTTTGACTACGACTATCTGGACGACAGCATGCCTCAGGCTCTGGACTGCTACAAGGTCCTCATCATCACCGGGTGCTCCGTCATGGAGACAGAGCACGCGGAGAAGATCGCCGATTTTGCCCGCAGGGGCGGCAAGGTGCTGGTGGTGAACGTCCCCGGGCTCACCTCGGTGGAGGGCGGCGACGAGCTCGAAAGGCTCCTGTTCCCCGAGTCACCCAAAGGCGGGGCCTTCGGCAAGGGCTATATTTACCGGACCGACGACTACGCCTCCATGGCAGGGAGGGTCCATACGGCTCTTGTGAATATGGGCTGTCCCGCCTACGACATGACCGATGATCAGGTCTATGTGACCATGCTGGAAGGCAACAGATTCTTTATCTACAACAAGGAAAAAGAGCAAAAAACGGTGAAGGTGGAATACAAGGGCAGGATCCACAGGATCGACTGCGCCCCCGAGACCATCACCGATCACACGCTGGGAGAATAA